The sequence AAGTTTAAGGATGATCGTCAACGCAATAATACTGCAGAACTACCCCTTTTTTTGGGTCTTAGTGCTAGCGTCTATTAATGAAATAGAAAATGTGCAGCGGCCAAGAGTTTGTCTATGGGCAAAACATGAAGCAGATTTCATCCCCCGTCGAGAAATGCGATTTATCGATGCAATCATGGCTGTCTGAACACAGTCTCAGACACAGGCTGCAGATAAGCCCACACACGGGGTTTCTGCACGGCCGTCTCATACGGACCTGTTTATGCAAGTGTGTACGTGCATACGAGTACCGGTAGTATGAGAATTATTAGCCGTGTCGACTCCGTACGAGCCATTCAACCAACAAGGACCTGGAGAACCAACGAGCAACAAGGGAATTGATTTGCCTTGGAAGCGTCGAAAGAGGTTAGAGTATCGCAACCTGGGCGCTAAGGCCGTGCTGATCATTGATCTCTGCGATAGCAGGAAAGAAAGGTAACGGCACGCTCCCAAGCCAAGCTGTCGGGtcaacttttctttccttttttctcacCGTTTTTGCATGTCTGTTGCTATGTGAACTGTTGCCATCCATAGTGGTGTTAACGACATGTTAGCCAAGAGCGCCAAGGAGATGGCTGCCTGGTTGAGCGCTGGACTGTTTAATTTCTCTTCCTAGCGTAGTTAAAAAAGCCACCTCACTATGAGCGATCCGTCATGACCCGTCATCTTAGTTAGCCATCTTAATGGGCATCATGAGCTGGGTTCACCTTCACCGGTCGGGCTCAGCAGCGGCTGGAGGCTTACGAGTTGTATGACATGGCGGTCTTAGCGAATTTAGCTCCATGAAAAGGAATGCCGGAACCGTTCCGTGCCGTCGGGCTGATGGGTGTTGGTATGACGCTTGGTCCATCTGAGTCCAGCCTAACAAACAGCTGTACGTGCTAGCATCACATACGAGGACGTATGTACGAACACGCAAACACACGTAGAACATGGACAAGACAGGCTTGCCGCTGGCCTGGTTGATGCATATCGGAGGTGCCAGTATCCAGGTCAGAAGCTGAACTGTACGTAATTGCTCGAAATCCGGCATATATGCCTCGCTCATGTGTGCGTCGGATAGGATCGGCCTCGTCATAGGGCAGATGGAGGCAAGATGGGCGTCATGATAGGTTGCGAGCTGAGGCTATGACGACGCCGTAACTGCAAAGTCTGAGCGGTGAAGGCTGCCCGAATTCTTGCAAGTGAGGCTGATGGGCTGTTTCAGTTGCCAATTGGCGGTATATGGCTCAAGACGGCCGTTGGCATCGGACTGATACATGGCACTAGGATGGAGGGGGCTTAATCCGTCCTATCCAGCTCATCGATGCACTGTATTGGCTAATTAGTCCGGATACATGCATTACACACATCGCACACGTGCGAGATTTTCATACGCTATAGGCTCCGgcaacaagaaaaagcaattgCAGGCAAAAGGCATTCCGTCCGGCCGTCGGTGGTGGTTGTGCGGTGAGGTTGAAACCGCGATGTTTGATGCTACGCAGAAGCTTTCGCTTCGCAAGTTTAGCGCTCGCTAGGCACAGCTGCCGTTGTGGCGCGTGGCGTGACAACGATGTAGCCGCTATGGAGCAGCCATAGGGCAGGTCCACAGTGACATGGGCGTCGGCGTACGGGGCTGAGGTTacgcagcagaagcagcatcaCCTGCATAGAGGAGTACATGATGGAAGATTGTGCTTGTGGAGCAGATACTGCCTACTAGTACCGGCAatggagcagctgctgtTGGGTACCAACGCACAACTACAGCGATATGGCTGCCATGTGTAAGGCAAGGTACCTACCTGTAGCTGCGGTGTAACCTGCACGCTGGAACTGGGCAAAGAGTGCCACCCCGTAGAGCTGCATTAGGTACCAGCTGCATTAGGTACCAGCTGCATTTAGTAGGTACCAGCTGTGCTAGGGGCCAGCTACAGTATCAATGCATGCCATCTCAGGTGTCTACCATTCAGCAGCACATGCATACGTCAATGTATCTCTCTCACCGAGCCAGCGCAGTCGACTTGGCACCGGGGCGCTGACTGCAGCCCTCACTATAAGCCTTGGTCTATTGCGCGCTGCATGCTGCATGGATGCCGTTCCCATGCTGTGCCATTCTTCCATCGCATGTACGAAGCCGATCTGCTTTACAGGTGCTGGCAGCTTGcaagtaggtacctacattATGCACAGGGCTAATATTAGATGGCAGTTTAATTGCCCCATGCAGAGTGCATGTACCTGCCTACCTAAGGTGCTTACTAGGTACCATGTAGGTATTGACAAGCTACGCCTGCCTGGTTCTGTTGTACATGTATGACAGAAGGAAGCACAGGTTACACACGGTTACACACGCCGTCCAGCGTACCTCCTGTACCTAGCCGCTACGCCGGGAATTTCGCATCATCGCTGTTAGATGGCCGCACTCCCAGGTATACCCAAGGTACttgcactgctgctgctgcgcatgCCCCATAGTAGCAGCGCTAATATGCGCAGCTCCACCGCTCTTGCCGCGCTTGACCCAGCATTGAGAATGAGATGCATGTTTGTCTGCCATTCCTGGGCCATGGCAAGCACGACTTTATACCCGAGCCGCGCCACTTCCCGACTTCCCGACCCCCACCGCCCAGACTCTATTAAAACCGATGACGGCGTCACTCCCCTTGTACCTACCCAACCTGGCTCTTTACTGTACACCGGCATAAAAGAGTTTTATGATTCTACAATCATGGTCGAAGCAACAGTGTATAGAAGAGTTTTTATTTCAGCTGATAGTGTAATAATAGTATGCATGATatcctggagctgctgcgcggATGTTGACGCTTATACAGTTCTCTATTTCCTCTGCTCCCCACTCATCCAGGCCCTTTCTTAGATTTGGGTCCCGTGCCCAGCCCGCAAAGCGGTAGCTTCCGCAGCCTGGCTAGCGCTATCGGTGCCAGCTGCCGCCACTGCCAGCCACCACAGGGCCAGCGCCACGTTGGGACCCCATTTTCGCCCGCGCGGCTCCGGAAACCTCCAGGCTGAGTTCCTTCTCGCATCCACCGTCCAACGGCAGCAATATCGCATGCCTAGTCTGGCAGGCTAACTACCGGCCGGATGCGCCTCAAATGACCGCTGCTCGCCTGAAACATGGAAGTGGACGTGCTGCCATCGTACCAGCAGGCCACCTCACGAGGCGACTGGCTGCCGCTGGCGGCTCCATACATCGCATTCACCGACTATCCATCTCTCTGCTGCGTCAACCGCCGTTTCTGGTCCGTCTTCGCGCCGAGGATATGGAGAGACCCCCGTATGGCGTCTGGGTGTTTGGGATGGAGAGAAGACAGTGGTGAGTCTATCAAGCACTGGCATCAGCATCGGAGCAGTGTCAGAAACTAGGGAGACCATCAAAGTgacagagaaagagaaagagaaagcaaggaATGGTGAGAGGTGGAcaaagctgaagaaggagagaaactAGAGAAGGAGGGGAGTGTAGAGAAAGTAGATGAATCAGACAACGTAGAGGCAGACTAGGCAGTAGAGGAAGAACGTATCGGTGCTAACTGTTCATTCTGACAGATGCCATATCCTGGTGGATCGCCTTCATCGATCACAAGTTGAGCAGGCTCACAGCCCATACTCGCGCATTGGTCCGCGTGCTAGATGCCAGAGCAACGGCGGGAGAGTTCAGCTTGTATCTCGGCCTCAGGGAAAAGACTGTTATTCGAGCCTTGGAGCTGTTACCAAATTTGCACAGCCTTCTCCTTGATAACAACCCTAACGTGGAAATGCGCTTTCAGCGCAGCGACGCCACCATTAATGATCAGCTGAAAATCTCCATGTTGAGCGTCCAAAATTGTCCAAATGGAGTCCCTATAGGACTCATTAGGAATTACTCCCTCCGTGGACTAGTTTTCCTGGACGTATCTGGCATTGCTAGTGTATCTCCGCAATTACTACACCCGGTATACTTGCCTGAATTACGTATCCTCAAGCTTCGCCGTCAAGGCATCAGCTCCACAGCATTTGCTGCTTTTTCAGCTGTTCTCGGCCACCGCTTATGGAGCCTAGACTTGAGTAATAATAGGCTAACTGACGACGCTTTTCAACACAAACTACACGCCATGTTCTCACACAATGACCTGCGATCAGACGCCCGTGCTCAGGCGGAGGGTACTTTGGAGAGGCTCCCTGTTATCACACGAAGCCATGGCCAGTTCTTCATGCTTCGCGAGTCAGCTCAAAGCATTCTGTTTGTTCCCGACGATAGATATCTCGCGGATACTCCCCCATATACCGCGACTAATATCGCTACTGCCAACAACGTCATGACACGGTCCGACGGCTCTGCTCCTGTACGCTCGGACACAGCCGACGGTGTCATACGCCTCTTGTCTCGACATGACTCCACCGACGCGGTACATCACATACCAAATTCAGGCCTCACACACCTGCACCTATCAGGCAATCCAATCTCTGCATTTGCAGTGGAAAGGATGCTGCGGGAATCCTATGGCCAGCTGGAGCACTTCGATTGCGATTCAATGCGTCTATTTCCGCCAAGCCCAGTCAAAGGACACCCGTTGTGTCCGTCCGATGCAATCCAATTGGACGGCTTCTCGGGTATGTCGCATATCTTTCGCCCTGTGTGGTCTTCCAATCTCCGGTCTCTCAGGATACATCACTCGCTCGTCACAAATATCCCTACCCTCTGTTGTAGTAGATACTCCTCCATTGAATGCACATACTTGGCAGAAATGCAAATACATCCTCGTCTCAATCTTGCCTATCCACTGGCTTTTATTCCGGATATGAATCCCCGGTTGGAGTCTTTGACACTAACTTGTGTCCCCCGCCGTTCTTTTGGGCCACTCGTTCAGATATTGGCATTATTTCTTCAACAATTGGGCCTGCAAGAGTCCCACGTGACAGAGACAAACGAAGCTGAGGCGTCTCGGCCAGGGAAGTCGCCGCGCTTGGTGCGCGGCCTGCGGAATCTGACCTTGGAAATGGAACCGGAATCTTTAAACGTAGAGGACACTGAGGGACTCATGAACTTTGACGAGACCCCATTCAGCTTTTTTGACAGTCCATTAGAGGAGgtgccatcgccgccaaggCCCCATCTAGATCTTTGGTCCTGCCCTGATATGAGTCAGCTCAAATCCCCGTTGACCACTGTGCAGCCGTGGGACGCATATAACCCGTCGCCAAGAACCCCAGATGGAGATGCCATGAAAGACCAATGGGTGCTTCATCAGCCAGAGGATGGAAGTAGTGATGCAATAGTGGTCTGGGCTGGTAATCCTGAGGCACCGAACGCCATCGTCAAATTATACAATTATCTAGTTGTAAACTGTGGCTTAAAAGAGGGTGCAGGGCCCGTCAATCTCACTCAGCAGAAAGCCGGGACTCCCCGCGAATGCCTCATTTTTCACACTGTTTGGCTCTATGCTTCTTTGCCCCGGCGGATTCAACCACCTCAGGGCATTCAAGATGAGATAAAGTCTAAGGATGTGGCTGCTACATTGCGTCAGCTCCAGCTTCCCGCGCGTGAAGCCTTTGGGCGAGCACGAAAGGCGGACCCCAACACTACAAATTGGTATTGGCGGGGAAGCCTGAGAATTATAGACTCGGAATAGATGCCCGATTCTGCTTTAATTTTTTGCTGATGAAAACGATAATGACTAATAGAGTATCCGAAATACACACGCGGATGGAAACAGTCTTGTTACATGATACAAATAGAAGCAATAACGGAGATTGTGTAATACAGTGTGCGTTATAGGTTATGGTGGAGTTGTGTGCTTGTGGTTGCATGATTCCCTAtcttttttgcctccttGGCAGAGTCGCATATATTTCACGGAACGTAAGTCAACATGGCTTGAGACAGCTGACAGGGAATATTAAATCCAGTGTTTTCAGCGATTGCCGAGACATGCGCCGTCCAGCTTTCTTCATCATGCTACCACTGCTGGCATGCCAATGAGAAGCGCTCACAGCGCCTACACGACCATTTACGCGCACGGTTAGCACGGCTATTTTTACACTTGTGTTACCATGTACCTTGGTTACGACACAGCACGATTCCTTCGCTCGGTGTCGCAGCTGGGCCAtccggagaagaagcaaccGACGTGCACTGTCTCTAGACAGAGTCTAGATGGTCGTACGTTGTAGAGCCTGCAAAATCGCATGTCTGGGTTGTCGGAGCTAAGCAAACGTGCTCGTATTCTGCACCGGAGAGAGCAGATGCCGGATGACTAAGGGGAAAAGTACAATCTGTTGTATTTTGTGCGATGGCTGTTCCTTGTGCTTGGCTTTGAGATCGGTACGAGAAGATTGGTTCTTGGCTGGTCTTGGGGCCACTGCTGCCTTCATCTGTGGCTGAAACATACATCTTTACCGAAAGTGGTAGTAATGGTGGTAAGTACTACTCCTACGGGACCAGAGCCAAGTATGATGTGCGAATATAGGTGCTTCTTGGCCTCTATTTGATAGCGAACGGCGGTGTTTGTGGCGAAATGATGGGATTGAGATAGCGTGTGGGTGGGTGGGTGTTGATGTATGAGAGCGAAACGGAGTTCTTGGACCGTCTAATGCGGTGTATTGGACTGTGGACCCTGGGCCTGTCTCAACCGTTAATTTCGTCTTGACGGCCTGCCTGCGGAGTGACATGTGATTGATCTGTCTGGATAGTCACGGGATGGAATGCCGAGCGGCTGAGAGGAAAGGAGGGTGCAAAAGTGCCGGCTGCTTGGGATTGGATAGCCCGTGAAGATGGCCCCCGTACTTTTCGAGCGTATTTCAGCTGTGCTGCTAAACTAGCAAGCATTGGAATACTACTACGTATTTGCCTACGTGTTTAGCTTGGAAATGAAGACGTTTGATTCGCTAGGAGTAAATGCGGCTGGGGAGTTGGGCTCATCTGCCGATGACCTGGTCTGAGGTGATTGGAGCTCCAAAGCCCGTATTTGCGATAATGGTTAGTTAGTTGCATGTCCAAATTAGCCAAGAGCGTAGTAATGCCAGCATTACCATACTAATGAATATACTAGACTATTACACAATGAATGCACAAACCTAGCAAACCGAGATACAGTGGCTCAGCCAATCAGCTCGCCATCCGACTCTTGTTTTCTCGCACACCTTGTAAGAGCCAAtcattttaattcttttcttcctctttagGCAACTCACTTTGCAAACCCGGTGgcgcttttttttattttttattttttatttatttattcatttatttatttatttatttggtttcttttcttcttaggAACAAATAGCGCTCAAGTTTGGCTATCTAATTTTTATTCCTTGACATGGGTGGGTGGCATTCCGTGTCTGGGCGGCTGGAGGTAACCTGCCCCTGAGTTCTGCGCCGGAGAATAACGCCGATAGGCGtaggcgaagaaaaaaaaattaacttaggGGGCTAAAACGTGTCTATTGCAGGGGATTTTTCAATAAACATTGCTTTTTATCGTTggatttgtttttttctaatAGTTCCTTTCGGAGCTCGGAGAGAAATGCCCTTCTCCCTGCCGCTGAGGGGGGTTTGTTGGGAGGTGTGACCGGTGAGGTGGTGGCTTGATGCAGCTTATCGGAAGGGGAATAGGATAAAGATTTAGGCGTCCTTCGGACTAAGTTGGTTTTAAATTGGATGCCTTTGCTTtactgtgtgtgtgtgtgtgtgtgtatgggTGTATGGAGGATTAGTGGTGGACGGGCACTGAAGAGAGTTTGCTTGCCTTTTGCTGCCTAGTTCTGTATGCGGGCTGAATATGTGGAGGCGGTGAAGGAGGGAAGAAGCAAAGGACGGAGGAATTGATAGAAGGATGGATTGCAGAGTGCTTGAAGCATTTCAGTACTATTCTCCTTGTTCAGACTCAGAGACTAGAGTATGTGCGTAGTTATACACGCAACAACATTCATTTTGCTAGTATGAGTAAACTAGGAATATAATCGTTTCCACATGTGCTATAGGCAGGAGATTGGTATAAAGAAATCGATTTAGTTGACCCATGACGTGGATATGGATTGTCATTGGATTAAgcaaataataatagctaataacgTCCGAAGCCATGGTATGTGTCTCTTTGGCTGAGAAGTGTTAAAAGTAGCATTCAAATCAATCAAAGGGCAGCACGAAATAGATCGTAATTCGGAGCTCTAACTAGAAGTGACTGAGCTTCATGCATCGTCAGTGGCTATCAAAGTAAACTCCTTCAGTTGTGAGACTTCACTACACAATTCATCCAATCGAAGGGACGAAGCCCCATGAATTTAGGATTTTCCGTAGTCAAACAGTATTTTTCAGGTATTTCAAGTCTCGTAGTCGGTGATGTTTATAAACCACAGCTAATAGCGTCTAAAGAAGAGCTACCCAATGTAGATGACAGTTAGATAGGTGTTCGTTATGACGATTGTATCTTACGAGCAGAGTAATAATATGAATCTTCCGCAGAAAGACATATTCTGTGTTATTTGAAATAGCGCCAGGGATGTGCGTCGTAGACGATTTTGCAAGATAGAACTTGGCCCTTTTCATCTCAACAATACCTCAGATGGGCAGCTTTGAGACGTCGCCGAGAGTCAATTGCCAAGGGTCTTCTTTTCAGTAGGTTAGTtagaatactttaaattattttaaaggccgAGGCACTTTGCTTCTACTAGAACATATATGATCCTTCCAGGCAGAGTTCAATTAGAAATATAATATCCCGCTGAATGAGCAGCGGCAAGTACCAAAGGATTTTAAGATACTTTACTAATGCTACTCTTGGCACGTCCTTCTGTGGATAGCGGTGAGATAGCAGACGGCACTAAGTAAATGGGTATCGTCAAAGACGCGTGAGTGCGGGTAGAAGATTTGGCTCTGGGAAATGGTGTTCTCAAGTAGCTATCGATAATAAATTCTGCTTTGATAgtcaagaaaaagaggagacggCAAAGAAGCCCTATCAAGGTTACCATCTAATATATTACTCTGTAAACGTGTGAGAAATGTGAACCAGTGCTATGTGTAGATTCAGGGCGGTTTACCGTCCATTTTGCTATTCATAACTCTCTTACGACGCTCGTCATGAAGATGAGACgtcgaaagaaagagaacagCAAGAGAGTGCTCAGGCCGTTTCCAGCTGTTGCGAGACTTGAATGCTATACTAGACCCGTTTACATTAGAAGATACTATACTTTCGTTTGCAAGTGTCCTAGACAACCAGCTCACAACCTTCTCTTGAGTGGAAAAAGACAGTGCTATACATCTTCGGCGTCAAACTATACCTAAAGATCATCCCAGATGTCTTCCCTGCAATAGCTGATTTATTTCC comes from Trichoderma asperellum chromosome 3, complete sequence and encodes:
- a CDS encoding uncharacterized protein (EggNog:ENOG41) — translated: MEVDVLPSYQQATSRGDWLPLAAPYIAFTDYPSLCCVNRRFWSVFAPRIWRDPRMASGCLGWREDSDAISWWIAFIDHKLSRLTAHTRALVRVLDARATAGEFSLYLGLREKTVIRALELLPNLHSLLLDNNPNVEMRFQRSDATINDQLKISMLSVQNCPNGVPIGLIRNYSLRGLVFLDVSGIASVSPQLLHPVYLPELRILKLRRQGISSTAFAAFSAVLGHRLWSLDLSNNRLTDDAFQHKLHAMFSHNDLRSDARAQAEGTLERLPVITRSHGQFFMLRESAQSILFVPDDRYLADTPPYTATNIATANNVMTRSDGSAPVRSDTADGVIRLLSRHDSTDAVHHIPNSGLTHLHLSGNPISAFAVERMLRESYGQLEHFDCDSMRLFPPSPVKGHPLCPSDAIQLDGFSGMSHIFRPVWSSNLRSLRIHHSLVTNIPTLCCSRYSSIECTYLAEMQIHPRLNLAYPLAFIPDMNPRLESLTLTCVPRRSFGPLVQILALFLQQLGLQESHVTETNEAEASRPGKSPRLVRGLRNLTLEMEPESLNVEDTEGLMNFDETPFSFFDSPLEEVPSPPRPHLDLWSCPDMSQLKSPLTTVQPWDAYNPSPRTPDGDAMKDQWVLHQPEDGSSDAIVVWAGNPEAPNAIVKLYNYLVVNCGLKEGAGPVNLTQQKAGTPRECLIFHTVWLYASLPRRIQPPQGIQDEIKSKDVAATLRQLQLPAREAFGRARKADPNTTNWYWRGSLRIIDSE